The genomic segment ATCAACATCACATTCTAAATACTCAAAAAGCCTTTTGTGTGACAGTGAAAAACTGACAACAGAACCTGATAAgcagaaattaaatatatttaaaaaaatatccaaagtAAAAGAAGATAAAAATAACGATAGTTCAGTACATcagatttcaaaattaaatagctCGATTATATCTAGGCCAAATTCTACTATTGTCAGTTCAGATATTTTGGTTAAGCCTGAAGTAAAGGTTGAAATTATTGAGGAGAAACAATTTAAGCCAGATTTCTTCAAACCAActgttgaaacaaaaaaaactgataGTGTACATAAACCATCTATAAAAGAAACCAAACCAGAATTGGATTCTAATGTACCtaagaaacgaaaaaaaaaacagaaaataccTAGTGATGATAATGTCAAAAGCGGAGACCTTAAAACCAAGAACAATGGaaataaaaagtcaaaaaataaacatgattCTGACCTGTTTTCATCCcctttaaaattttcattttttggtcATCTACCAACAGTGCCTGGTCTCCTGCCAGCCGTGCCAAGTATTTTACCACCATCTCTTGCTTTAAATCCATTGGTTCCAAAATATACTGCTCCTAATAATGTTATACCAAtattagaaaaaacaaatacagcTGCTTCTATGATGTATTTGCCTTTACCAGGAGAGGATGATTTTGATAAATCTGAGTTTGACGAACTTTCATCTACTCTtacttctgaaaaaaaaaaagttcctaCGGAAAAGATTAaagtaaagtatattatatttatttatttattaatttttaattttttaacttatatttattattaatttcagccCAAAAAAGAGcataaaaagattaaaaaagaaaagataaagtctaaaaagaaaaaagacaaAAAAGACAAAACTAAACAAAAAGAACGAAgcgaaagaaagaaagaaaaattattgaaaaaattaaagaacaaagAAAAAGTGAACTCCGAAGAATCTAAACTGGAGCCTACTATCACTGAGGTtacatatagtattttttaaaactatttacaatttttttttacttttttttcaatattcataagttatttttttaaccgtACTGATTTATACTATAGTTtgagttaatacatttttatttaggaaAAAGAACCAGAACCTGTTTTGAAAGAAGAAGACCCATTGGTCCCAAAAATAAAGCTGAAGTTACCAGGTTCAAATGGATCAAGTTCATCTCCATCAGTACAGCGGAAAATGTTAGAATAATAGATACCTTTAGTTTTaagctaaatttaaaatatacatttatacattttttttgttttagtgtAATCAAgcctatagttaaaaataaatctccCTCGGAATGTATTGACGAATCACACAATTTATCTAAAGAAAAGTCACCAGTAGAACGAGTTAAATCATCTACTATAAAATCTAAAGCACACTCTAAAGATAAATTATCTACAACTACCTTACCATCTGTGCCATTAGTACCAAAAGAAGAAGAAATTGAAAGTGTTACTGAACCTATACCTAAACCatctaaatcaaaaaaaacaGCTGTACTTCCTCCTAGTACTGTTATGGATTCTGATATCCCTGCCACAACTTCCGGAAATGCTTCTGTATCTTCTGCTGTTACGAATTCTGTTGCATCAAGTAATAAACATAAGGTTAAAACTACcaagaaatctaaaaaaattactactCAACCACACCCAGCTTTTTACTTTGTAAGTACCCTCACAAATGTAGCAATATATTGAAACTTTATAACAATGActtttactatataaaatatatcatatttttttcatttattgagaattattgtattttttgtattctttctaaaaaataaattatcccctgtatattaataaaaacggtgttgtaaaaatgtaaactaaataaatataaattactatagtatttaggattttatatatattgtgttcatatttgTATAGGACGATGCTGGAAATCAAGTTTGGATATGTCCAACTTGTGGAAAACAAGATGACGGCAGTCCAATGGTTGGTTGTGATGGATGTGATGCATGGTACCATTggtgagtataatatatgtttttatacaaccaataaaaataattgatcttatttgaataaattacaggGTTTGTGTGGGAATTCAGTGTCCACCAGATTGTGCTGTATGGTATTGTCCTACTTGTTTATTAAAACGAGCTGAACGAGGTGTGACTGCACCAGTTGAAAAGGCTAAAAGAGGAAGACCACTAAAAAAGAAATCAATTTCGTAAGAGTTTAAACTTATattagtggttttttttatctaatcaaattaatttttttagactaCATTTTAggtttaattcattatttattataagacttATAAAATAGGTGGGCTTATTGATATAGAAAACCATACATGGTTTATCTTGATTGTTAAGCTTATTTTAAATGGtctccaataataatattttagtacaaacatatatatctctttcattttatttcaacataacATTAATTCAACACAAGGTACTTTACCAAACAACTAAAATGTTCAGTGTGTTaggagtataatatactgttcaataaattcaaatactttttagtaaagataattttatttcatttttcataattaatgtaGCATCTAAAATTcctattattaactaattaaattgaagttaaattaatctgttatattatatttcgttattatttgGAGTTATTCCATAACTTTTTATCATTTCCAATTAGAAGTTTTTCattctttatatatatttataatatatatataagttgttaagtgttttacatattataatatacactgtttaatatacctactaacatatttaaattccaatttgtTCGGTGAATGTAGTTCAAAATGTGTTAACCACACAATGTTGGATATATTGTATGcatgtattattgaattacttAAAGacagatttaatataatatgtgacaattaataacaattatgtttattagAAACATTGATTACAAGGTATATCACCGTGTTTTCTTTGTTTCCTATAAAACTAACCTAGGGATATGAAAAACATGGTTACCCACTATGCATACTGCCaaaacgatatatatatatactatctacataactattatatataaagttatgtataatttgtcaaattatcaaaaatattgtgtgGTAATTAACAATACATACTAAAAGAAAGCTAaaatcaatttgtaatttatactgtttatcttatttatattgtatttgagGCCagttcagtataaaataaagtaaaataaaaattgaatgatagtgaatatttttagtttatgacATTCATAGTGTACATATTTACAATTCACTGTTTaccaaataattaaaagattttataaataaatataaacatgtaaGGGTAGATTGAGtagatcaaaaaaaatatataattgattgtgtaaaaaatataaaaaattatagaattgaattttaatcaatatacgTTTCAAGGGGGGAAGagaattaattcatatttgtacatattaataaattataagatttaaaaatgttcactgaaATGTATACTTAACTTGTTATTAGTCATTGTGCAGTAAGAAATAAGGACttctacaataaataataataatgtttttactataaatttaaaagtataatatgataaagtttaaattcttaaaaGGAAAATAGTtagaatagttttattttttagtcttATCTAAAAGTTGCTTTTAAATAATCTCAGCCCTGGTTCAGaacagttatatataaattttacaattttttgttatttttggtacatttttaaaaaatgttgtttttaactttttaaattatatctttattggtcactaaaacttataatacattacatacattaatttttcaatttttattaaatagtactAAACTCAtagtctatatttattattattatgaagatgtgctttaataaaattaaaatttcatcaTTTAGTTAATCACCAAATATATGTTTGTACtggaatgaaaaattattatctttttaaacTTAGGCTTTTCATGTAAAcactacaaaaatattgattgcaGTTTATTGCTTTCTAAAATATTAGTTGATGAATCAACCCTAGATGTATACAACTATACTGAGTGCGCAAATCGGCGGCGATCAAAACTCATCGTAGTTGGCGCATCTCCTACCAACGCGACTCCCACCGTGAgaactaaaattaaacaataaagtaataattgttaatagatATAAACTGTCAAATGACAAAATTCGATAACAGACCATAGCGCTTGGTGGTTTAAGACGACGTACTACCAGTCAACTTGGTGGGAGAAATTAGACCTCAAAACCGCGGAGCGACTTCATTTGGATGCCCGGCCGACTTACGCTCTCTCGGCACACTCAGTATAGATAGCCGTCTTTATACTACAGTTGTGACCAATGTTGAAATCGGCTGCCATCTATAAAGCagacaatgtttacatttattttacatttatttatatacatatatatttatctatacatatatactatgataatattattatgtaaatggcggccgacttccatgacaagaaggagacggctatctagttgttgtatatatctatagaatcaacatatttcattattaaataaatattaaacataccatTCTGATTAGGATATTTGTTCTTAAACGATAAATGTgctcttaaattattatgtagcaatttttaaatttgtcatgTCTTACAATACTGTTAATGTATTGATCTTAGTGTGTAATGTGttcataaaaactttttagCTTACTCAgtagttgaatttaaattattttaagatatgtTGATTCCGGAATACCTAACTGAATAGGTTGTTTTGAAATCATATAATGATGTAAATGTACTTGTTATTAGTGaactatatatgttttatttgtcgTATtcgtttatatacatagatgatagatattattaagaaaaaaatactNNNNNNNNNNNNNNNNNNNNNNNNNNNNNNNNNNNNNNNNNNNNNNNNNNaaatgtttaataatttataatataggtaaatctgCTATTGGtcttaatataattaggtaaaattactaaaacgtaaaaagtaaatttaaaatattattattattttattgttatcacgTTTTTATCATAAACTTTTTAGTAACCGAACCCCAGTAAAACCAAGTCGAAATCGACAGTTAAAATTCAACTCTTCTATGAAATTATTTACCAGTAACCGTAATCGCGAAACAGTTTACTAGTGGTTAGCGACTGTTACACCGCCAAAACACGCCTATTACCGCCATTTACACCcatgtattaattttgtttgtttgtttgattttattgtttCTAAATTCTAGTTTGCTTTCTATCAATATTCGACTgccaattttattgtttactagTTActagtctattattatataatattatagtacctattgtcATTTACTTTGTCAATCGTCGACGACAATACAACATTCGAGTATTCGCCTCCCGTGCTTGACTGCTTAGTGCTTCGTTAATTTGCACATGGCCAcgtaattttaatacctactataatattggtTACTGCACGTCttttgatttacattttacatttacttgattttggtttttgtctAGAGGCTAGAACATCTATAGCATATAACTAACAGGttagctatacatttttttgcgattaatggtaatttattaaaactcaaAATCACCCATACTTGTCGTCTTGTCTTGAGACATTCTGCTCTCGATcatgttattttaattcttgTCTTTTTTCAAaagacattatataatatttatatcatataaggAGGTAGCTATGCGGACATTTGTTGTTTACGTCTTGCAAGTGCGTAGGTAACGTAGTAAATCAATTACACTCGACGGATCACTACGTCTACcttcgttagcttaaaaattagagtgattcgacctacctatctacctattataaaacttgatggtaatCGATTGTatgtgcgttttttttattatgattattcagTGTTTAAATGAATTCTGATCATTTTTCGTTTACGCAAAAATTGCCAAAAAATTTAACCGTCGTAAAAAAGACActcatacaaacacagatatagttcttaccatcaagtttcattcgaataacttaaatttttatactaacgaagctaaacgtgatctactgagcgtaaatttgctgtTATGCAATTGTAAGATAGAGACAACAAATAACTGTGTAGCATCGTCTTCAAAAAACATGATTCACAAATTCTAACAAATATTATGTCGAGACCTATAGGTCTGTTAGCCACCGCACAATGACaaaattttgttaataatttgtaagtcttttgtaagtatttgtaatcacaatttggtaatttgtaagtacctacatccAGTTTAAATCACGGCTAACTTCCGTAAGACTTGACCGTTTTGGCATTTCAAAGCTTTGACTGCTCCAAATTGTCAAGGGACTTTATTTGTAAGCatgaatttagaatttataagtCATCCCTTCCTTATTTTTTCGCAAAAAGAAGTTGgtccaaaattaataaaaacgccaagttaaattaaaaaatatcctaaaaggataaaaaatttaaatagagtAAAAATcagctaaataaaaataatataatttcaataaaaaatgttagttaaattaaaaaaaccatagTAGAAAAAAACTTATATCTAAAACACCTAAATAGGATAAAAAGTCAGTTGAATAGAAAacgtgtatttaataaaaaatcaaatattaataaaagtttctaattaaatttagaaaatatcttaatatgttaaaaattaaaaaggttaaaaaaattctaaataaaaaatgattttctataaaaaataaaaattaataaataaaaagcctagttaaattaaaaaatatcttaataggataaaaaaacttataattaatattatattattatatttatatatttatcttatatttttttttttaatttaacttggctccttttataaatatttgattttttattaaatacaatttttttattcaacagaCTTTTTATCCTATTTAGGTTTTTTAGCTTTAAGTTTTTTCCCAccatggtttttaatttaactaacttttttttattgaaattacattctatttaatatcaataattattaaatttaaataatttaaataatttttattatttaatttaactaggcttttttattaattttggtcCAACTTCTTTTTGCGAAAAATAAGGAAGTAATGACTTACATATTCTAAATTCGGgcttacaaatacttacaaattgcCCTTGACGATTTGGAACAGTCAAAAGCTTTGAAATGCCGAAACGGCCAAGTTTCGCGGAATTTAGCCGTGATTTAAACTTTTGAGGATAATTGAAAACGGCTGTACTTACAAATTACCAAATtgtgattataaatacttacaaatgacttacaaattatttacaaaatttggaGTCAACATTTTGACATTGTGTGGCTCACTTCACAGACTTgatacctattacataataatacttttagaatattttttttccttgttAAATTTTGTCAGTCTAAGATAATAAACTacacatacctacttatattatgagctattgtttaaaaataatcaaatcaaaggttattcatatttcattcaAAGAGAAATATCTATCCatgatttataacaatttttaatagaaaaatttgatctgtcacaaatttaaaactttttctagGTAGTTCAATagaagtattttttaatgaacaaaaaaattgaaatttgacaaatttgatatgttgataacataatataggtattaccaGTGTCACCGAATTCTTGGTTTGAACAGAATGCTGGTtctaaaactacatttttttcaatatattatagttttcagaccacttttttttatataactagcGATTACTATACTTGGTGTTAACATGATTCATTTTACAGACGAAGAATGTGTTGTTAGATTTAAGCTATGGTAGGTAGTCCAAACCAGCAATatgttatagaaaatatatcttTTACCTCTGCTTTTACTATAAGAGGTAAaagtgattataaattataataaattgaaaataacagtTCAATTGActttaatgcaattttttaagatttatatagttatctacattaatattttattccaacaGGATCAAATAACTTTCAAGTAATTATGCTATCAATATATTCCCAAAAACAATCaagaataatacaattagaagtaaaaaaaaatatgtacatttgaaAAGCACAGTTAATTATTCTAATCATGTCAAATGTGAGATGATTCTGATTGCGTCGAAACcggtattattttaagaatctTCGTAGGTTTTTATTCATCAAAATTActgttaaattatgatttaattattgtaactgttatgttttgtatttatttgcgACTTACAAATAATTACTACATAGCTATTAGCTGGCCACAATACAAACTAGATAAATCACAacactattatttatacattgttggtaacaatttataattcgaAATCcgttattgtaatttgtttatcgCTCGTCCGTAAGTCCtagaaatattttctaaaaaaaaaactgattctCTTCTGTTTGCTGtttctatttaaaatgtcttcGTGTATTTCATGACAGAGATGGATACCAGCTACTTGGAGTCTACGAAATGTACGCAGTCGTTTGATCGTACCGATGAGGTTCGCTCTCTGATCGGTCGACTGGACTTAGCCGTTGGCCATACGATTGCGGATGTCTTGTTTCCGTCGGGGCGCGGACTTGCGATGTGTTTCCGGTCGTCACCCGAGCTGACCACCGACTCGCCCGTGTACCACCTGCAGCTAGTAAAGATCGCCTTACCACCGGTCCCTACACCCGAAGCTCCTATGTCTCCGGAGATGGACGCCCACGCGGAAACGCCGAGATTCCTGCAACGTCAGGGTCCTTCCTTAACTGACGCTTTGGACTTGGCAGTCGATTGCAGGATCGCTGCTGTTGGGCTACAGCAGTTACAGCCGCGGCGAGAATTCCGGTCATCCGTAGAGCTGAGCGTTCGTTCACCCGTGTATGGTGAAGTTCAGTCAGTTACGCCGGTGGCAGCTGATGAAACTCTACAAAATCCTGCACGGTCTAGATCGGTGTGGAAGAGGTCGAAACGATTCATGTGGAAGTCCATGGTCAACGCTGCACGACGAATTTGTTTTTGCTGCAGTTTCGTTGACCTGGAATGACACTCACGAAATTCGACCTCAACCCCTACCACCGCGATCGTACCTATGTTACCAATAACCACCTTTATCATACCTATATGTTACTGGTTACCAACGTCAGCCACGCCGGGTCAACCAGTTTTTGGCGTAGGTACCGGGTCGTTATGTCACCGACGTGCTTTGTTTGACGACTTCGGCTCATCACCGTTGTATGCCGACGTCCCCAGTTCCCCAGTCACACTCGTCAAAGGTCATACCCTCAtacgttatattgttattacttaatacctattatcataatattataatataccatgttTACAcctttatttaatgattatctattgttattatcctattatatgtatcatgtttacacatttattaaattgtactgAAATActgattatattacattatattatatacctatacctgtaCTGTATTACCGACTACTGtaccatatattttgttattattgaataaaaaattgaattcaaagcGTACCTACTGGCTTCTGtaatttccatttatttttgtgttataataatattataatagactttTGTCAAGCCAACATACTGCGAGATTTCTAGAAATACACACgcgcacatacacacacacacacacacacacacacacacacacacacacacacacacacacacacacacacacacacacacacgtgaggattttgagatttacagaggaaattaatttttttttacaatttataatccgTTGCCTGTATTTGCATTCTGcagtttataatagtaataatagaaattagtatatttttttctatattcaaTGCCATCGGTTACTCGGGTAGATGAGGTAAAAGCATGCATCTTATCGGTATGCCAACGCGGGCACATGACCCCGATTAAATGAAACTGTATCTTGAAGCCAAATGTTTGTTTGTATAGCTTATTATCacggttaaaaatataaatcttaaatggtgcttaatagttattttatacagtcAAAAACCACTCACTCACAAACTGACTGATCGCAACTTTTAAAAAACTCAAATCGTATGAACTTGAAATTGGAATAATGGTACCCTTAATTCTACAGCCTTAACAGATGtgcaataataaatcaaataacaaaaaaaaggaaaatcatTGTATtcgagaatttgttaatttatttacgtataaatatataaatatataaattaaaacacttgtaaaaaaataatttaacttttcagTAAGTTTATTTTACGTTGAATGTAGAAAAACTAGAAAGTGtctttttatatgtatttaaatacaattttaaaattattttttacaatattgattataatctagtcagaaataataactattacctATTTAGTCACTACTAGATGataattgttatttcatttttaacttttaaacgtgacaaaaaatattttgatttattttatcttgaatttacttttgtatttaattatataatttaaagaatttttacaaaatatttacaaaattaaaatagaaattatagatctgtaaaaaaataaaaatatttttaacgcaaatgtttataattaaatagggaacctacctaataaactatttattttctgaaatataattatatgtaggtacataaacaatCTTAAGATTAGAGCTGTTTTTGAGTTGGTTTAATATACCttaagagtataataatatttaattgtgaggacattttttttattataatatttggctaGAATTCTAAACGTATAGTGTTTATAATACGCGATCTGGACGCTAAGAAGAACTATCGTACACTAACAAATTCAacaaaatcaagaaaattaataattcgatTGTGTAAccacaaaatacaatttatgccAAGCCTTTAATCATAACTACTTATTTtagtatgttttgttttttccagGTGATGTGTGTTAAAGTGCGTCGAACactgattgaatataatattatcgaaaaatattaattaatatacctattttaattaaaaacgtatcTCCGGGTCAACCGTGTACAGACGACACCAGAtgggtaaaaatataaaaacgaattattCAACAGTGAATCATAATAACGACGcccgattataatatattagtacctaaaAGGTGTCTATTTACACAGTGAAATGTTGTATAACGGAATTGTTACTGACAGAAATCCTGTCCGTTTAAAATCTGATCTTAAAGTAATTATAGTTCGTTTTAAGAGGATGCAACacagatattattttgtagtctcTATCTTACacgtgcgtaacatagcaaattagcgctcagcagatcacgttagttaaaaattagagtgaatca from the Acyrthosiphon pisum isolate AL4f chromosome X, pea_aphid_22Mar2018_4r6ur, whole genome shotgun sequence genome contains:
- the LOC100167514 gene encoding transcription initiation factor TFIID subunit 3 isoform X2, which encodes MTDEFIRKGLTTSVAQICSNIGWHSMSNSTLQMMTDILYEYFRDLAQSVKKFSEISDTIEPDIDDVKMAFRDKDVAVPDLIRYLKQVGSIEFPHQVPKFPIPTKSNLNIMKPGSREIVTRPVYVHEHLPTMYPEQSDERPMQNDRSQTPHSSSSLGIFNEPLSFQESQASKYDRSSKDNLVVHRRLREISSVVMTTSGYLSPSREGKLPESRLMPFPNFKVNSSHASSSYPTVPPEVKGEHIQQRNKKLSQKTLNNFKEKGKNIGDGNNSNNINNNKNEDSKVKKLANVKETSKLKALKTGAIRESNQGPRLKKPPKIKDKSKLSVLNTIFDKPIQASTSHSKYSKSLLCDSEKLTTEPDKQKLNIFKKISKVKEDKNNDSSVHQISKLNSSIISRPNSTIVSSDILVKPEVKVEIIEEKQFKPDFFKPTVETKKTDSVHKPSIKETKPELDSNVPKKRKKKQKIPSDDNVKSGDLKTKNNGNKKSKNKHDSDLFSSPLKFSFFGHLPTVPGLLPAVPSILPPSLALNPLVPKYTAPNNVIPILEKTNTAASMMYLPLPGEDDFDKSEFDELSSTLTSEKKKVPTEKIKPKKEHKKIKKEKIKSKKKKDKKDKTKQKERSERKKEKLLKKLKNKEKVNSEESKLEPTITEEKEPEPVLKEEDPLVPKIKLKLPGSNGSSSSPSVQRKIVIKPIVKNKSPSECIDESHNLSKEKSPVERVKSSTIKSKAHSKDKLSTTTLPSVPLVPKEEEIESVTEPIPKPSKSKKTAVLPPSTVMDSDIPATTSGNASVSSAVTNSVASSNKHKVKTTKKSKKITTQPHPAFYFDDAGNQVWICPTCGKQDDGSPMVGCDGCDAWYHWVCVGIQCPPDCAVWYCPTCLLKRAERGVTAPVEKAKRGRPLKKKSIS
- the LOC100167514 gene encoding transcription initiation factor TFIID subunit 3 isoform X1, with protein sequence MTDEFIRKGLTTSVAQICSNIGWHSMSNSTLQMMTDILYEYFRDLAQSVKKFSEISDTIEPDIDDVKMAFRDKDVAVPDLIRYLKQVGSIEFPHQVPKFPIPTKSNLNIMKPGSREIVTRPVYVHEHLPTMYPEQSDERPMQNDRSQTPHSSSSLGIFNEPLSFQESQASKYDRSSKDNLVVHRRLREISSVVMTTSGYLSPSREGKLPESRLMPFPNFKVNSSHASSSYPTVPPEVKGEHIQQRNKKLSQKTLNNFKEKGKNIGDGNNSNNINNNKNEDSKVKKLANVKETSKLKALKTGAIRESNQGPRLKKPPKIKDKSKLSVLNTIFDKPIQASTSHSKYSKSLLCDSEKLTTEPDKQKLNIFKKISKVKEDKNNDSSVHQISKLNSSIISRPNSTIVSSDILVKPEVKVEIIEEKQFKPDFFKPTVETKKTDSVHKPSIKETKPELDSNVPKKRKKKQKIPSDDNVKSGDLKTKNNGNKKSKNKHDSDLFSSPLKFSFFGHLPTVPGLLPAVPSILPPSLALNPLVPKYTAPNNVIPILEKTNTAASMMYLPLPGEDDFDKSEFDELSSTLTSEKKKVPTEKIKPKKEHKKIKKEKIKSKKKKDKKDKTKQKERSERKKEKLLKKLKNKEKVNSEESKLEPTITEEKEPEPVLKEEDPLVPKIKLKLPGSNGSSSSPSVQRKIVIKPIVKNKSPSECIDESHNLSKEKSPVERVKSSTIKSKAHSKDKLSTTTLPSVPLVPKEEEIESVTEPIPKPSKSKKTAVLPPSTVMDSDIPATTSGNASVSSAVTNSVASSNKHKVKTTKKSKKITTQPHPAFYFDDAGNQVWICPTCGKQDDGSPMVGCDGCDAWYHWVCVGIQCPPDCAVWYCPTCLLKRAERGVTAPVEKAKRGRPLKKKSIS